A portion of the Panthera tigris isolate Pti1 chromosome E1, P.tigris_Pti1_mat1.1, whole genome shotgun sequence genome contains these proteins:
- the PHOSPHO1 gene encoding phosphoethanolamine/phosphocholine phosphatase isoform X1 produces the protein MSGCFPVAGLRCLSRVCRSLAREAPTSPGPTASPGAHFLRTLAETPPADVFLPGNWSWMCQRLWPWPANQPLPGRLAPRPLSLAPSSSSSSCSSPPCSQDGGMAAQGAPRFLLTFDFDETIVDENSDDSIVRAAPGQRLPESLRATYREGFYNEYMQRVFQYLGEQGVRPRDLRAIYEALPLSPGMSDLLQFVAKQGSCFEVILISDANTFGVESALRAAGHHGLFRRILSNPSGPDARGLLALRPFHTHSCARCPANMCKHKVLSDYLRERAHDGVHFERLFYVGDGANDFCPMGLLAGGDVAFPRRGYPMHRLIQEAQKAEPSAFRAGVVPWETATDVRLHLQQVLKTC, from the exons ATGAGTGGGTGTTTTCCAGTTGCTGGCCTCCGATGCCTGTCTAGG GTATGTCGCAGCCTGGCTCGGGAAGCTCCTACCTCCCCAGGCCCCACTGCTTCTCCCGGTGCCCACTTCCTTCGGACTCTGGCAGAAACCCCACCCGCTGACGTGTTCCTCCCAGGGAATTG GTCTTGGATGTGCCAGCGCCTCTGGCCGTGGCCCGCTAACCAGCCTCTCCCCGGCCGGCTCGCGCCGCGCCCCCTCTCgcttgctccctcctcctcctcctcctcctgctcctctcccccctgCTCCCAGGACGGCGGGATGGCGGCGCAGGGCGCGCCGCGCTTCCTCCTGACCTTCGACTTCGACGAGACGATCGTGGACGAAAACAGCGACGACTCGATCGTGCGCGCCGCGCCGGGCCAGCGGCTGCCCGAGAGCCTGCGGGCCACCTACCGCGAGGGCTTCTACAACGAGTACATGCAGCGCGTCTTCCAGTACCTGGGCGAGCAGGGCGTGCGGCCGCGGGACCTGCGCGCCATCTACGAGGCCCTGCCCCTGTCGCCCGGCATGAGCGACCTGCTGCAGTTTGTGGCCAAGCAGGGCTCCTGCTTCGAGGTCATTCTCATCTCGGATGCCAACACCTTCGGCGTGGAGAGCGCGCTGCGCGCCGCCGGCCACCACGGCCTGTTCCGCCGCATCCTCAGCAACCCGTCGGGGCCCGACGCGCGGGGGCTGCTGGCGCTGCGGCCCTTCCACACGCACAGCTGCGCGCGCTGCCCCGCCAACATGTGCAAGCACAAGGTGCTCAGCGACTACCTGCGCGAGCGGGCCCACGACGGCGTGCACTTCGAGCGCCTCTTCTACGTGGGCGACGGCGCCAACGACTTCTGCCCCATGGGGCTGCTGGCGGGCGGCGACGTGGCCTTCCCGCGCCGCGGCTACCCCATGCACCGCCTGATCCAAGAGGCGCAGAAGGCCGAGCCCAGCGCCTTCCGCGCCGGCGTGGTGCCCTGGGAGACGGCCACCGACGTGCGCCTCCACCTCCAACAGGTGCTGAAGACGTGCTGA
- the PHOSPHO1 gene encoding phosphoethanolamine/phosphocholine phosphatase isoform X4: protein MSGCFPVAGLRCLSRDGGMAAQGAPRFLLTFDFDETIVDENSDDSIVRAAPGQRLPESLRATYREGFYNEYMQRVFQYLGEQGVRPRDLRAIYEALPLSPGMSDLLQFVAKQGSCFEVILISDANTFGVESALRAAGHHGLFRRILSNPSGPDARGLLALRPFHTHSCARCPANMCKHKVLSDYLRERAHDGVHFERLFYVGDGANDFCPMGLLAGGDVAFPRRGYPMHRLIQEAQKAEPSAFRAGVVPWETATDVRLHLQQVLKTC, encoded by the exons ATGAGTGGGTGTTTTCCAGTTGCTGGCCTCCGATGCCTGTCTAGG GACGGCGGGATGGCGGCGCAGGGCGCGCCGCGCTTCCTCCTGACCTTCGACTTCGACGAGACGATCGTGGACGAAAACAGCGACGACTCGATCGTGCGCGCCGCGCCGGGCCAGCGGCTGCCCGAGAGCCTGCGGGCCACCTACCGCGAGGGCTTCTACAACGAGTACATGCAGCGCGTCTTCCAGTACCTGGGCGAGCAGGGCGTGCGGCCGCGGGACCTGCGCGCCATCTACGAGGCCCTGCCCCTGTCGCCCGGCATGAGCGACCTGCTGCAGTTTGTGGCCAAGCAGGGCTCCTGCTTCGAGGTCATTCTCATCTCGGATGCCAACACCTTCGGCGTGGAGAGCGCGCTGCGCGCCGCCGGCCACCACGGCCTGTTCCGCCGCATCCTCAGCAACCCGTCGGGGCCCGACGCGCGGGGGCTGCTGGCGCTGCGGCCCTTCCACACGCACAGCTGCGCGCGCTGCCCCGCCAACATGTGCAAGCACAAGGTGCTCAGCGACTACCTGCGCGAGCGGGCCCACGACGGCGTGCACTTCGAGCGCCTCTTCTACGTGGGCGACGGCGCCAACGACTTCTGCCCCATGGGGCTGCTGGCGGGCGGCGACGTGGCCTTCCCGCGCCGCGGCTACCCCATGCACCGCCTGATCCAAGAGGCGCAGAAGGCCGAGCCCAGCGCCTTCCGCGCCGGCGTGGTGCCCTGGGAGACGGCCACCGACGTGCGCCTCCACCTCCAACAGGTGCTGAAGACGTGCTGA
- the PHOSPHO1 gene encoding phosphoethanolamine/phosphocholine phosphatase isoform X2, translating into MRVAETGAKDALLGSGGGWSSEARRPAQFAERSWMCQRLWPWPANQPLPGRLAPRPLSLAPSSSSSSCSSPPCSQDGGMAAQGAPRFLLTFDFDETIVDENSDDSIVRAAPGQRLPESLRATYREGFYNEYMQRVFQYLGEQGVRPRDLRAIYEALPLSPGMSDLLQFVAKQGSCFEVILISDANTFGVESALRAAGHHGLFRRILSNPSGPDARGLLALRPFHTHSCARCPANMCKHKVLSDYLRERAHDGVHFERLFYVGDGANDFCPMGLLAGGDVAFPRRGYPMHRLIQEAQKAEPSAFRAGVVPWETATDVRLHLQQVLKTC; encoded by the exons ATGAGAGTAGCAGAGACAGGTGCCAAGGACGCCCTCCTGGGGTCCGGAGGAGGATGGTCTTCTGAGGCCAGACGCCCGGCACAGTTCGCAGAGAG GTCTTGGATGTGCCAGCGCCTCTGGCCGTGGCCCGCTAACCAGCCTCTCCCCGGCCGGCTCGCGCCGCGCCCCCTCTCgcttgctccctcctcctcctcctcctcctgctcctctcccccctgCTCCCAGGACGGCGGGATGGCGGCGCAGGGCGCGCCGCGCTTCCTCCTGACCTTCGACTTCGACGAGACGATCGTGGACGAAAACAGCGACGACTCGATCGTGCGCGCCGCGCCGGGCCAGCGGCTGCCCGAGAGCCTGCGGGCCACCTACCGCGAGGGCTTCTACAACGAGTACATGCAGCGCGTCTTCCAGTACCTGGGCGAGCAGGGCGTGCGGCCGCGGGACCTGCGCGCCATCTACGAGGCCCTGCCCCTGTCGCCCGGCATGAGCGACCTGCTGCAGTTTGTGGCCAAGCAGGGCTCCTGCTTCGAGGTCATTCTCATCTCGGATGCCAACACCTTCGGCGTGGAGAGCGCGCTGCGCGCCGCCGGCCACCACGGCCTGTTCCGCCGCATCCTCAGCAACCCGTCGGGGCCCGACGCGCGGGGGCTGCTGGCGCTGCGGCCCTTCCACACGCACAGCTGCGCGCGCTGCCCCGCCAACATGTGCAAGCACAAGGTGCTCAGCGACTACCTGCGCGAGCGGGCCCACGACGGCGTGCACTTCGAGCGCCTCTTCTACGTGGGCGACGGCGCCAACGACTTCTGCCCCATGGGGCTGCTGGCGGGCGGCGACGTGGCCTTCCCGCGCCGCGGCTACCCCATGCACCGCCTGATCCAAGAGGCGCAGAAGGCCGAGCCCAGCGCCTTCCGCGCCGGCGTGGTGCCCTGGGAGACGGCCACCGACGTGCGCCTCCACCTCCAACAGGTGCTGAAGACGTGCTGA
- the PHOSPHO1 gene encoding phosphoethanolamine/phosphocholine phosphatase isoform X3, whose product MCQRLWPWPANQPLPGRLAPRPLSLAPSSSSSSCSSPPCSQDGGMAAQGAPRFLLTFDFDETIVDENSDDSIVRAAPGQRLPESLRATYREGFYNEYMQRVFQYLGEQGVRPRDLRAIYEALPLSPGMSDLLQFVAKQGSCFEVILISDANTFGVESALRAAGHHGLFRRILSNPSGPDARGLLALRPFHTHSCARCPANMCKHKVLSDYLRERAHDGVHFERLFYVGDGANDFCPMGLLAGGDVAFPRRGYPMHRLIQEAQKAEPSAFRAGVVPWETATDVRLHLQQVLKTC is encoded by the coding sequence ATGTGCCAGCGCCTCTGGCCGTGGCCCGCTAACCAGCCTCTCCCCGGCCGGCTCGCGCCGCGCCCCCTCTCgcttgctccctcctcctcctcctcctcctgctcctctcccccctgCTCCCAGGACGGCGGGATGGCGGCGCAGGGCGCGCCGCGCTTCCTCCTGACCTTCGACTTCGACGAGACGATCGTGGACGAAAACAGCGACGACTCGATCGTGCGCGCCGCGCCGGGCCAGCGGCTGCCCGAGAGCCTGCGGGCCACCTACCGCGAGGGCTTCTACAACGAGTACATGCAGCGCGTCTTCCAGTACCTGGGCGAGCAGGGCGTGCGGCCGCGGGACCTGCGCGCCATCTACGAGGCCCTGCCCCTGTCGCCCGGCATGAGCGACCTGCTGCAGTTTGTGGCCAAGCAGGGCTCCTGCTTCGAGGTCATTCTCATCTCGGATGCCAACACCTTCGGCGTGGAGAGCGCGCTGCGCGCCGCCGGCCACCACGGCCTGTTCCGCCGCATCCTCAGCAACCCGTCGGGGCCCGACGCGCGGGGGCTGCTGGCGCTGCGGCCCTTCCACACGCACAGCTGCGCGCGCTGCCCCGCCAACATGTGCAAGCACAAGGTGCTCAGCGACTACCTGCGCGAGCGGGCCCACGACGGCGTGCACTTCGAGCGCCTCTTCTACGTGGGCGACGGCGCCAACGACTTCTGCCCCATGGGGCTGCTGGCGGGCGGCGACGTGGCCTTCCCGCGCCGCGGCTACCCCATGCACCGCCTGATCCAAGAGGCGCAGAAGGCCGAGCCCAGCGCCTTCCGCGCCGGCGTGGTGCCCTGGGAGACGGCCACCGACGTGCGCCTCCACCTCCAACAGGTGCTGAAGACGTGCTGA